In the Acomys russatus chromosome 11, mAcoRus1.1, whole genome shotgun sequence genome, one interval contains:
- the LOC127195035 gene encoding LOW QUALITY PROTEIN: GRIP and coiled-coil domain-containing protein 2-like (The sequence of the model RefSeq protein was modified relative to this genomic sequence to represent the inferred CDS: inserted 3 bases in 3 codons; deleted 1 base in 1 codon): protein MTVGVLTERLDALLLGKAETEQQCLCLKKENIKVKQELEDSVTKLEDMKKEFEQSHRNYEKGLESFKNELMAVQSEHSKEKAILQRELEDAGNKQLELLEQLKSQSDSEDNVXKLQEEIQNITAVFEEQMLYLKKQVEATNKEKNEEIIHLQKVIEDNAEHYQKSQEEILQLHATHRDKVNELMSQVEISAKEHEAEINKLKENKVLQGGASETIQEKLQCESENLNECSSEASQESQNCSVPLQEDPCAEQTVYDKVRQLEDSLKELESQHSILKDEVTYMNNLKLKLEMDAQHIKDEFFHEREDLEFKINELLLAKEEQGYVVEKLKYEREDLNRQLCCAVEQHNKEIQCLQENHQKEMSELSETLMSDSEKEKLALMFEIQGLKEQCENLQHEKQEAVLNYESLQEMMEILQTELGESAGKISQEFETMKQQQASDVHELQQKLRTAFNEKDALLETVNRLRGENETLLSQQELVPELEGTIKKVQADNSMXLASLGQKDKTLRELEAKIHSLAEEKXDFVSKIKISHEEINGLHQKWEQEQRLTLELREAAAQTAQHNSELRQRVTELTGKLDEIVREKSQNDQSIMVQMKTVTEDQEALPSCLRHRMLTKPWLLCLLKACAQINPSSLEPTLAWNLVIAMKKITRVLVVIYMCSWNFPQNEVLGTELNIMASHLGDGILEKNFRILTSLACGTFWEVMLACHLPTQAPVAVKILEKHKALAELSSTVDILQS from the exons ATGACGGTGGGG GTCCTAACTGAACGGTTGGATGCTCTTCTTCTGGGAAAAGCAGAAACTGAACAACAGTGTCTATgtctgaaaaaggaaaatattaaagtgAAGCAAGAACTTGAG GATTCTGTAACTAAGCTGGAAGATATGAAGAAAGAGTTTGAGCAATCACATAGAAACTATGAAAAAGGACttgaaagctttaaaaatgaattgatgGCAGTGCAGTCAGAGCACAGTAAAGAAAAAGCCATCTTACAACGAGAGCTGGAAGATGCAGGAAATAAACAATTAGAGCTGTTAGAACAGCTTAAATCTCAGAGTGACTCTGAAGACAATG AAAAACTACAAGAAGAGATTCAGAACATTACGGCGGTATTTGAAGAACAAATGTTATATCTAAAAAAGCAGGTAGAAGCtaccaacaaggaaaaaaatgaagagattaTTCATCTCCAAAAAGTCATTGAGGACAATGCTGAGCACTACCAAAAATCTCAAGAAGAGATTTTGCAGCTGCAcgctacacacagagacaaagttAATGAACTGATGTCTCAAGTGGAAATATCAGCTAAAGAACATGAGGCAGaaataaataagctaaaagaGAATAAAGTGCTACAGGGTGGGGCAAGTGAGACCATTCAGGAGAAACTCCAATGTGAGTCAGAAAACTTAAATGAATGCAGCTCAGAGGCAAGCCAGGAAAGTCAGAATTGCTCTGTGCCCTTACAGGAAGACCCTTGTGCAGAACAAACAGTATATGATAAGGTCAGACAACTGGAAGATTCCTTAAAAGAACTGGAATCTCAACACAGTATCTTAAAAGATGAGGTGACTTACATGAATAATCTCAAGTTAAAACTTGAAATGGATGCCCAACATATAAAGGATGAGTTTTTCCATGAGCGAGAAGACTTGGAGTTTAAAATTAATGAGCTTCTGCTGGCTAAAGAAGAACAGGGCTATgtagtagaaaaattaaaatacgaGCGAGAAGACTTAAACAGACAGCTTTGCTGTGCTGTGGAACAACATAACAAGGAAATACAGTGTCTTCAGGAGAACCATCAGAAAGAAATGTCTGAACTAAGTGAGACACTTATGTCAGACTCAGAAAAAGAGAAGTTAGCATTAATGTTTGAAATACAGGGTCTTAAGGAACAGTGCGAAAATCTGCAACATGAAAAGCAAGAAGCTGTCCTAAATTATGAGAGTTTACAAGAGATGATGGAAATTTTGCAAACAGAACTGGGAGAATCTGCTGGAAAAATAAGCCAAGAGTTTGAAACAATGAAGCAACAGCAAGCATCTGACGTTCATGAGCTTCAGCAGAAGCTGAGGACTGCTTTCAATGAAAAAGACGCTCTCCTTGAAACTGTGAATCGCCTCCGAGGAGAAAATGAAACGTTATTATCTCAGCAAGAATTAGTACCAGAGCTTGAAGGCACCATAAAGAAGGTTCAGGCAGACAATAGCA CCTTAGCCAGTCTTGGCCAAAAAGATAAAACATTACGGGAGTTAGAGGCAAAGATACATTCTCTTGCCGAAGAAA GTGAttttgtaagtaaaataaaaatttcccatgAAGAGATAAATGGTCTCCATCAG AAATGGGAACAGGAGCAGAGATTGACTCTAGAACTCAGGGAAGCAGCAGCGCAAACTGCCCAGCACAACAGTGAACTGAGACAAAGAGTAACTGAGTTAACAGGGAAACTAGATGAAATAGTAAGAGAAAAGAGTCAAAATGATCAAAGCATTATGGTTCAAATGAAAACTGTGACTGAAGACCAAGAAGCACTACCCAGTTGTCTAAGGCACAGGATGCTCACCAAACCATGGCTTCTGTGTCTCTTGAAAGCCTGTgcacaaataaacccttcttccttAGAGCCGACTCTGGCCTGGAATTTGGTGATAGCCATGAAAAAAATAACCAGAGTCCTGGTAGTG ATCTATATGTGTTCCTGGAATTTCCCACAAAATGAAGTACTTGGAACTGAGTTGAACATCATGGCCAGCCACTTGGGAGACGGCATCcttgaaaagaatttcaggatcTTAACCTCCCTTGCTTGTGGTACATTCTGGGAGGTGATGCTTGCCTGCCACCTTCCCACGCAGGCACCTGTGGCTGTGAAGATCCTTGAGAAGCACAAGGCTCTGGCTGAGCTCAGCTCTACAGTAGACATCCTCCAATCTTAG